In the genome of Pediococcus claussenii ATCC BAA-344, one region contains:
- a CDS encoding LacI family DNA-binding transcriptional regulator, with amino-acid sequence MKKVTIQDVADASKVSKATISRYLNGQWNRMNQQTRQKIANKIEELGYIPNQQARSLKAKHNKIIGLIVADIANLYTSRLIKGIQTTLRREGYRLLIYDSSNNLKDEAESIKYILAQNVDGIILQPLSSESKQYEMLNNLDCPVILVDRQTYPLRWESITSNDFVAAQQLMNLVFQRGYKQVSVITGKIDLISSRSLRYNGILEAAKQFNAKVELDELDDEYLVQLEEIVKSSKGKHKALFATNGQLLIDIIKICKSFDIKIPEELAVVGYDDMSVGDLTTPGISAINQKPVQIGKEAAQKLIEHIGDENKSEPSVNMIDSKIVKRQSF; translated from the coding sequence ATGAAAAAGGTAACCATTCAAGATGTTGCTGATGCGTCCAAAGTTTCTAAGGCGACGATTTCGCGTTATTTAAATGGACAGTGGAATCGAATGAACCAGCAAACTCGTCAAAAAATTGCAAACAAAATTGAGGAGCTAGGATATATTCCAAATCAACAGGCTCGGTCATTAAAGGCCAAACATAATAAAATAATTGGACTAATTGTTGCAGATATTGCTAATTTATATACATCTAGGTTGATTAAGGGGATTCAAACGACCTTACGAAGAGAAGGGTACCGATTACTGATATACGATTCATCAAATAATTTAAAAGATGAGGCGGAATCTATTAAATATATCTTGGCGCAAAATGTAGATGGAATAATTCTACAACCGCTTTCGTCTGAAAGTAAGCAGTATGAAATGCTAAACAATCTAGATTGCCCGGTTATATTAGTAGACCGACAGACATATCCATTACGTTGGGAATCGATTACGTCCAATGATTTTGTTGCTGCACAACAATTAATGAACTTAGTTTTTCAACGTGGATATAAGCAAGTTTCTGTTATAACGGGTAAAATTGATTTAATCTCTTCAAGAAGTCTTCGTTATAATGGTATTTTAGAGGCTGCTAAGCAATTTAATGCCAAGGTTGAATTAGATGAATTGGATGATGAATACTTAGTTCAACTTGAAGAAATAGTAAAAAGCAGCAAAGGAAAACACAAAGCTTTATTTGCCACCAATGGGCAATTATTGATAGATATTATTAAGATTTGTAAGAGCTTTGATATTAAAATTCCCGAAGAGCTGGCGGTAGTGGGGTACGATGACATGTCAGTTGGAGATTTAACTACTCCAGGCATTAGCGCTATAAACCAAAAGCCAGTTCAAATTGGAAAAGAAGCAGCACAAAAACTAATAGAGCATATTGGGGATGAAAATAAATCAGAACCCAGCGTTAATATGATTGACAGCAAAATAGTTAAGAGACAATCCTTTTAG
- the hxlB gene encoding 6-phospho-3-hexuloisomerase: MNEKVLPDIMNEINTVMGLVDETQLENAMPLITKDKRIFVIGAGRSGFQAKGFAMRLMHIGYTDYVMGETITPSIAKGDTWVAISGSGTTKGIVADTEAAKKLGLNIIALTSDKSSPLAQLADKVIVVPGATKTGAGVKSIQLLSTLFDQTVHITLDALTLKLAHRDDTSNQDALNEHVNVE, from the coding sequence ATGAATGAAAAAGTATTGCCAGATATTATGAATGAAATAAATACGGTTATGGGTTTAGTCGATGAAACACAGCTTGAAAATGCTATGCCATTAATAACGAAGGACAAGAGGATTTTTGTTATTGGTGCAGGACGTTCTGGGTTCCAAGCTAAGGGATTTGCAATGCGTTTAATGCACATTGGATATACTGACTATGTTATGGGGGAGACAATCACTCCTTCAATCGCAAAGGGTGATACTTGGGTTGCCATCTCAGGTTCGGGAACAACAAAAGGGATTGTAGCGGATACAGAAGCTGCCAAGAAATTAGGATTGAATATTATTGCATTGACTAGTGATAAAAGCTCACCACTTGCTCAGTTAGCTGATAAAGTTATCGTTGTTCCGGGAGCAACTAAGACGGGTGCAGGAGTTAAATCAATTCAGTTACTTTCAACTCTGTTTGATCAAACGGTTCATATAACTTTGGATGCGTTGACGCTTAAGCTTGCACATCGTGATGATACTAGTAATCAAGATGCTTTAAATGAGCACGTGAATGTTGAATAA
- a CDS encoding NAD(P)-dependent oxidoreductase, translating to MNILTRYPIHEDDLKKLKQLTETRVIQSSEVTSQEKLEIDVIFGWDDVAKEILNNPQNRVKFIQTYSAGVDYLPQKLILDQDIMVANSSGIHGKYIAQMVLGYLLAFSRGIQPSMVSASQHKWSHLEIREKMFALEDATALVFGTGHIGSSVGELLQQFGVKTVGVNHSGQSKNGFDDAIKVTNYQKLLAKSDIVINTMPLTGETVHFFDNKFFNNMNANGIFINVGRGASVETNDLSTVLKEGRLRGAALDVVESEPLGTNSPLWSLSNVILTPHISGTIPHLRRKLFAILFENLQSLQATGKINRNVIDIHRGY from the coding sequence ATGAATATACTAACTCGGTATCCAATTCATGAGGATGATTTAAAAAAACTAAAACAACTAACGGAAACTAGAGTGATTCAATCAAGCGAAGTAACTAGCCAAGAAAAGCTAGAAATTGACGTCATTTTTGGATGGGATGATGTTGCAAAAGAAATTCTCAATAATCCTCAAAATAGGGTTAAATTTATTCAAACATATTCAGCTGGAGTGGATTATTTACCGCAAAAATTAATATTGGATCAAGATATTATGGTTGCCAATAGTAGCGGTATACATGGTAAATATATTGCCCAGATGGTATTAGGATATTTACTAGCATTTTCGCGTGGGATCCAACCTTCAATGGTTAGTGCAAGTCAGCACAAATGGTCGCATTTAGAAATCCGCGAGAAAATGTTTGCTTTGGAAGATGCCACCGCTTTAGTTTTTGGAACTGGTCACATCGGATCTTCCGTGGGGGAATTATTGCAGCAATTTGGCGTAAAAACAGTTGGGGTTAATCATTCTGGACAAAGTAAAAATGGGTTTGACGATGCGATTAAAGTGACCAACTATCAAAAATTACTAGCAAAAAGTGACATCGTAATAAACACGATGCCACTTACTGGAGAAACAGTGCATTTTTTTGATAATAAATTTTTTAATAATATGAACGCGAATGGAATTTTTATTAATGTTGGTCGTGGAGCATCGGTTGAAACTAACGATCTATCTACTGTTCTGAAAGAAGGTAGACTCAGAGGTGCTGCACTTGATGTAGTTGAGTCTGAACCGCTTGGTACGAATTCGCCGTTGTGGAGCCTATCAAATGTTATTTTAACACCACATATTTCGGGTACAATTCCACACTTGAGAAGAAAGCTTTTTGCAATTCTTTTTGAAAACCTACAGAGTTTACAAGCAACGGGTAAAATTAATAGAAATGTTATTGATATCCATCGAGGATACTAA
- a CDS encoding sugar kinase — protein MSEFLTIGEPIALFASTDEDQSLADSQNFRKFLAGAEVNVTVGVSRLGHTTEYLTQLGNDPFGDFIKKELHDNDIGTDYIEQVDDYWTAFQLKDKVSKGDPSIYYFRKGSAAAHFEKDVLDKVDFSDVKIAHLSGIFPAISEQAFESFEYLIKLLREHQIQTVFDPNLRPQLWSSTEKMVQTINNLAKEAEIILPGVGEGEILVGSRDLETIADFYLNQSDVTKTVIIKDGPSGAFVKQKNGESYFVDGFKVDHVIDTVGAGDGFALGLETGLLEGLSLKEAVRRGNAIGALAVQAPGDNDGYPDREQLEKFLKEN, from the coding sequence ATGAGTGAATTTTTAACAATTGGAGAGCCAATCGCTTTGTTTGCATCGACTGATGAAGATCAATCATTGGCCGATTCCCAAAACTTTCGTAAATTTTTGGCTGGAGCTGAGGTTAATGTCACAGTTGGTGTTTCAAGGCTGGGGCATACTACTGAATATTTAACACAATTAGGAAATGATCCATTTGGGGATTTTATTAAAAAAGAGTTGCACGATAATGATATTGGAACGGATTATATTGAACAGGTTGATGATTACTGGACCGCTTTTCAATTGAAAGATAAAGTGTCAAAGGGAGATCCAAGTATTTATTATTTTAGAAAAGGGTCCGCTGCAGCGCATTTTGAAAAAGATGTTCTAGATAAGGTGGATTTTTCAGATGTAAAAATCGCCCACTTATCTGGAATCTTTCCAGCAATTTCCGAGCAGGCGTTTGAAAGCTTTGAGTATTTAATTAAGTTGTTACGTGAGCATCAAATCCAAACCGTCTTTGATCCTAACTTGCGTCCGCAACTCTGGTCATCTACGGAAAAAATGGTTCAAACTATTAACAATCTGGCCAAAGAAGCTGAAATAATTTTGCCCGGAGTAGGTGAAGGAGAAATTTTAGTTGGAAGTCGTGATTTAGAAACAATTGCTGATTTTTATTTAAATCAAAGTGATGTTACAAAGACAGTTATTATAAAGGATGGACCTTCCGGCGCTTTTGTAAAACAAAAGAATGGTGAAAGTTATTTTGTAGATGGATTTAAGGTAGACCACGTCATTGATACAGTTGGTGCCGGAGATGGATTCGCATTAGGATTGGAGACGGGTTTGCTGGAGGGTCTGTCTTTAAAGGAAGCTGTGCGAAGAGGGAATGCGATTGGCGCCTTGGCCGTTCAAGCTCCCGGAGATAATGACGGTTATCCGGATAGAGAACAATTAGAAAAGTTTCTTAAAGAGAATTAG
- a CDS encoding Mbeg1-like protein, translating into MLSLSNYLDNFKSILPDKLTDMDKLVFARAASLPFQLIWQENMSEVPLNQLCIAILAQMDQPTRQITLPADLRLLIQLSESHRFSEVTVSRLVLHDSTSFSEQFGGMTFQLKNKQKVVVFRATEGTILGWQSDFQMALQANLKAQQAASRYLDHELSIDDQSIRVIGYSKGGNLAAVSVAHQPIEAQSKIIETISLDSTPSFESGSHLSKVSVTNIVPQLSVFGIIATNHFNQRSIQSNSVGIWQHDLYSWQADSDGQLIDIQGLTDFTSSVPTIHIEAIDKLSYSNKKKLLEKLFSVFQQLDLTNISDLIKHWSQVKVLIRSELKGLDPDVSKLANQLVTDIFNAILQNIH; encoded by the coding sequence ATGCTTTCACTTTCAAACTATCTTGATAACTTTAAGAGTATTTTACCAGACAAACTAACTGATATGGATAAACTCGTTTTTGCTCGAGCAGCTTCTCTTCCCTTTCAGCTTATTTGGCAGGAGAATATGTCTGAAGTTCCACTAAATCAACTTTGCATTGCAATACTTGCCCAGATGGATCAGCCTACTAGACAGATCACTCTTCCAGCAGATCTTCGTCTTTTAATTCAGTTATCTGAATCTCATCGTTTTTCAGAAGTGACTGTATCTCGTTTAGTGCTTCACGATAGTACTAGTTTTAGTGAACAATTCGGTGGAATGACTTTTCAGCTTAAGAATAAACAAAAAGTTGTCGTTTTCCGTGCTACAGAGGGTACCATTCTAGGTTGGCAAAGTGATTTTCAAATGGCACTTCAGGCTAATCTTAAGGCTCAACAGGCTGCATCACGATATTTAGATCATGAGCTATCTATCGATGATCAATCTATTCGAGTTATTGGATATTCTAAAGGTGGAAACTTAGCAGCCGTTTCTGTTGCCCATCAACCCATTGAAGCACAATCAAAGATAATCGAAACCATTAGTTTAGATTCTACTCCTTCGTTCGAATCTGGAAGCCATTTATCAAAAGTTTCGGTTACAAACATTGTTCCTCAACTTTCAGTATTTGGAATTATTGCCACTAATCATTTTAACCAACGTAGTATTCAAAGTAATTCTGTTGGGATCTGGCAACATGACCTTTATTCGTGGCAAGCCGACAGTGATGGTCAGTTGATTGACATACAAGGATTAACCGATTTTACCAGTTCTGTACCTACCATACACATTGAGGCCATCGATAAACTATCTTATAGCAATAAAAAAAAGCTGTTAGAAAAACTCTTTTCGGTATTTCAGCAGCTTGATTTAACAAATATTTCCGATCTTATTAAACATTGGAGTCAAGTAAAAGTATTAATTCGCTCTGAGTTAAAAGGACTAGATCCAGACGTTTCTAAGCTTGCAAATCAACTTGTTACTGATATCTTCAATGCAATCTTACAAAATATACACTAA
- a CDS encoding TetR/AcrR family transcriptional regulator: MKVRQFNIKWVNKMDHTDKYQKTERQIEDALLKLVQEKTFNQITVRDLTDTAKVGRSTFYEHYYDKYELLDNMVDRYSNLFAKVLSDRFDKQKVENLTAESLEEIVDQLAQNRYAIVILLHLDVEGSNLSYNFRSVLRAAVQESLFTAEYAQNTGVPSEYLNELYTNIAYTQIEWQLEQGKNQRIVDLSNKLIKMYRTDLDD, translated from the coding sequence ATGAAAGTACGTCAATTTAACATAAAGTGGGTAAACAAAATGGATCATACTGATAAATATCAAAAAACAGAAAGACAAATTGAAGATGCCTTACTAAAATTGGTTCAAGAAAAGACGTTTAATCAGATTACGGTGCGAGATTTAACTGATACAGCAAAAGTTGGAAGATCCACTTTTTATGAGCACTATTATGATAAGTATGAATTACTAGATAACATGGTTGATCGTTATTCAAATCTCTTTGCTAAGGTGCTTTCAGATCGATTTGATAAACAAAAAGTAGAAAATTTAACTGCAGAAAGCCTTGAAGAAATTGTCGATCAATTGGCGCAAAATCGATATGCAATAGTCATTTTGTTACATTTGGATGTGGAAGGTTCTAACTTAAGCTATAATTTTAGAAGTGTTTTAAGGGCAGCAGTTCAAGAAAGCTTATTCACGGCCGAATATGCACAAAATACTGGGGTACCAAGCGAATATCTTAATGAATTGTATACTAATATTGCTTACACACAGATTGAGTGGCAACTTGAGCAAGGTAAAAATCAGCGGATCGTAGATCTATCCAATAAGTTGATAAAGATGTATAGAACTGACTTGGATGACTGA
- the asp1 gene encoding accessory Sec system glycosyltransferase Asp1 codes for MIYLVNEYIVAMNSGIEHSEMQRVKMFSENNEPAKIVIRNYDRLIAQYIKRFALPQNSILNMFDYFQEAINVPSKEPNYPKIESLNLAAEYNVDPGADVSHVYDGDQLVYDVHFAPGTVGQLFAVDVYNNKEIRMQSTLYDIRGFKSRDQFFDQQGNLITQYSYSPSGKRKIEEFFAKNEEGQSYMSLIHLLDYRDQDLYFNNYDELFVYFLDQLNQDNPGSTFIADRPGTSYNAVLNMKTNPRRFATIPTPHSSNPKDQVFGDLSKMYADILLQRADSLNGVIVATEEQKHDLTKWMGGAKLVTTPIKQASFGVVSDTLLENKIVPLEDRGPHKLVFVGRVTKNQRLEKLINVFKLVHNQLSDVTLDIYGYGESIKGWNEKIKEDKLDAAIKFKGYQVDLNEAYDTAQLFISTTLSDAQSLSIIEALGHGTPVVAFDTKYGPVGLVDDETGKLVADEDETTMAINIIQIISDQSLWNEKSIGARKRAQQYSASRVFKQWKKGLR; via the coding sequence ATGATTTATTTAGTGAACGAATATATCGTTGCAATGAATTCAGGCATTGAGCACTCTGAGATGCAGCGAGTGAAGATGTTTTCTGAAAATAACGAACCCGCAAAAATCGTTATCAGAAACTATGATCGGTTAATAGCACAATATATAAAACGTTTTGCATTACCTCAAAATAGTATTTTAAATATGTTTGATTATTTTCAAGAAGCAATCAATGTGCCATCAAAAGAACCAAACTATCCTAAAATTGAATCATTAAATTTAGCAGCGGAATACAATGTTGATCCAGGTGCAGATGTAAGCCATGTATACGATGGGGATCAGCTTGTATATGATGTCCATTTTGCACCAGGAACTGTAGGACAGCTATTTGCGGTTGACGTCTATAATAATAAAGAAATTCGAATGCAATCAACTTTATACGATATTCGGGGTTTTAAGTCACGTGATCAGTTTTTTGATCAGCAGGGGAACTTGATAACCCAATATAGTTATAGTCCCAGTGGAAAACGCAAAATTGAGGAATTTTTTGCCAAAAATGAAGAAGGACAAAGTTATATGTCATTGATTCATTTATTGGATTATAGGGATCAAGATTTGTATTTTAATAATTACGATGAATTATTTGTATATTTTTTAGATCAATTAAACCAGGATAACCCAGGGTCAACATTTATTGCTGATCGACCAGGAACCTCTTATAATGCAGTTCTCAATATGAAAACTAATCCAAGACGTTTTGCGACAATTCCAACACCGCATTCATCTAATCCGAAGGACCAAGTATTTGGTGATTTATCGAAAATGTATGCTGATATACTTTTGCAACGAGCGGACTCTTTAAATGGAGTAATTGTGGCAACTGAAGAGCAAAAACACGATCTAACTAAATGGATGGGAGGCGCAAAATTAGTAACAACGCCCATTAAACAAGCTTCTTTTGGTGTGGTATCGGATACTTTACTTGAAAATAAAATTGTACCGTTAGAAGACAGAGGGCCCCATAAACTCGTCTTTGTTGGAAGAGTAACGAAAAACCAAAGGCTTGAAAAGTTAATCAATGTGTTTAAGCTAGTTCATAATCAATTAAGTGATGTAACTCTTGATATATATGGATATGGAGAAAGTATTAAGGGTTGGAATGAAAAGATAAAGGAAGATAAGTTAGATGCAGCTATTAAGTTTAAAGGGTATCAAGTGGACTTGAATGAGGCTTATGACACCGCGCAGTTGTTTATCAGCACCACTTTAAGTGACGCACAGTCGTTATCGATCATTGAAGCGTTGGGTCACGGTACTCCAGTAGTGGCATTTGATACAAAGTATGGTCCAGTTGGCTTAGTTGATGATGAAACTGGAAAGCTTGTGGCGGATGAAGATGAAACTACTATGGCCATTAACATTATTCAAATAATAAGTGACCAAAGTCTGTGGAACGAAAAAAGTATAGGCGCTAGAAAGCGTGCCCAGCAGTACAGTGCTTCAAGAGTATTTAAGCAATGGAAAAAGGGATTAAGATAA
- a CDS encoding orotidine 5'-phosphate decarboxylase / HUMPS family protein encodes MELQVAIDRVSIERAVEIAKLLDGVVPIIEMGTSLVKDYGTIGIEKMRENVQKSKLLVDIKTIDEGGYEFEQGFKFGGDILTVMGASSQATLDTTYQVTAKHAKQMMIDLLEVGNNKIAEIQNYTNAIYALHHSVDRTDDFQPTDDVADFKQQFPNIKHLAVAGGINLNSAQKLSEQGLVDIVIVGSSIVGASDIVEAAQKFLEVI; translated from the coding sequence ATGGAATTGCAAGTTGCAATAGACCGGGTTTCCATCGAAAGGGCAGTTGAAATTGCAAAATTACTTGATGGAGTTGTGCCAATTATTGAAATGGGAACGTCCTTGGTTAAGGATTACGGTACAATTGGAATTGAAAAGATGCGAGAGAATGTTCAAAAGTCAAAGTTACTAGTTGATATCAAAACAATTGATGAAGGTGGTTACGAATTTGAGCAAGGTTTCAAATTTGGTGGTGATATACTAACTGTCATGGGAGCAAGCTCGCAGGCAACACTGGATACTACCTATCAGGTTACAGCTAAACATGCAAAGCAGATGATGATTGACCTGCTAGAAGTGGGCAACAATAAGATCGCTGAAATTCAAAATTATACTAATGCTATATATGCGTTACACCATAGTGTTGATAGAACGGATGATTTTCAGCCAACAGATGATGTGGCCGATTTCAAACAACAGTTTCCAAACATTAAACATCTGGCCGTAGCAGGTGGAATAAACCTTAATAGTGCCCAAAAGTTATCTGAACAAGGCTTAGTTGATATTGTAATTGTTGGGTCAAGTATTGTTGGAGCAAGTGATATTGTTGAAGCTGCACAAAAATTTTTGGAGGTTATCTAA
- a CDS encoding sugar phosphate isomerase/epimerase family protein codes for MEENQWTANLLLLNQEHEDGKQQLELLQELYELGFRSFEVRREFFFNIDEEIPAIRNWAQEHNIELFYSIPDELFVDGMLNSKLLQYIKESHTMGIKKAKFNIGDYEHFQGDFKASFETLEKTLDGLEINVENDQTQTSGRIKPILKFLNDIKNSQINVGYVYDLGNWEFTGENFFEAAETLKNFIRYIHVKDVTEGPEVRPLDEGQLDWRKALDVLPTNVPIALEYPVLSNAVIESGINKLNSYKKGSAQNE; via the coding sequence ATGGAAGAAAATCAATGGACAGCTAACCTATTATTACTTAATCAAGAACACGAAGATGGTAAGCAACAGCTTGAATTATTGCAAGAATTGTATGAGTTAGGCTTTAGGTCATTTGAGGTACGAAGAGAATTCTTTTTCAACATTGACGAAGAAATTCCGGCAATTAGAAATTGGGCACAAGAACACAATATTGAGCTATTTTATAGTATTCCTGATGAATTATTCGTTGATGGGATGCTGAATTCCAAACTACTTCAATATATTAAGGAATCGCACACTATGGGAATCAAAAAGGCAAAATTCAATATTGGCGATTATGAGCATTTTCAAGGGGATTTCAAAGCTAGTTTCGAAACTCTAGAAAAAACACTTGATGGGCTCGAGATTAACGTTGAAAATGACCAAACCCAAACTAGTGGACGAATTAAACCGATTCTAAAATTTTTAAATGATATTAAAAACTCACAAATAAACGTTGGATATGTGTATGACCTAGGAAACTGGGAATTTACTGGAGAAAATTTCTTTGAAGCTGCCGAAACATTAAAGAATTTTATTCGTTATATTCATGTTAAAGATGTTACAGAAGGTCCTGAGGTTAGACCGCTTGATGAAGGGCAACTTGATTGGCGGAAGGCCTTGGATGTTCTGCCAACTAATGTGCCAATTGCTCTTGAGTATCCAGTATTGAGTAATGCAGTTATCGAATCAGGCATTAATAAATTAAATTCATACAAAAAGGGGAGTGCTCAAAATGAGTGA
- a CDS encoding VIT family protein produces MAKKKQSLDNKLNTLRAGVLGANDGILTVVGVLFSVAAATTNPFTIFIAGLSDLLACAFSMSAGEYASVSSQRDTEKAVVGEEQLRLNTGFNEEKGVVADFYMDRGVTTDTANEIADELMNKNALHTAVNVRYDMDLDSYLNPWSAALSSLISASLGGILPLVAMTFAPTPFKMLATIIATIISVGITGLMSAELGNGFVKKAIIRNVLVGILTMFIHYYIGRLF; encoded by the coding sequence ATGGCAAAAAAGAAACAGAGTTTAGATAATAAGTTAAATACGCTACGTGCTGGAGTTTTGGGAGCTAATGACGGAATCCTAACTGTTGTTGGTGTTCTATTTAGTGTGGCAGCCGCAACAACTAATCCATTTACGATTTTTATAGCAGGGCTTTCAGATTTATTAGCATGCGCTTTTTCAATGTCAGCTGGGGAATATGCTTCAGTTAGTTCTCAGCGGGATACTGAAAAGGCAGTTGTTGGTGAAGAACAGCTTCGTTTAAATACTGGTTTTAATGAAGAAAAAGGTGTGGTTGCAGATTTTTATATGGATCGGGGAGTTACAACTGATACAGCTAATGAAATTGCCGATGAATTAATGAACAAAAATGCACTTCATACTGCGGTTAATGTTCGCTATGACATGGATTTAGACAGTTATTTAAATCCATGGAGTGCCGCGTTATCTTCACTTATTTCAGCGTCATTAGGCGGTATTTTACCGTTAGTTGCGATGACTTTTGCACCAACACCATTCAAAATGTTAGCAACAATAATTGCAACGATTATATCAGTAGGAATAACGGGATTAATGAGCGCTGAACTTGGCAACGGTTTTGTGAAGAAGGCTATCATAAGAAACGTGTTAGTTGGAATTTTAACGATGTTTATTCATTATTATATTGGACGATTGTTCTAG
- a CDS encoding VIT family protein: MENTKKKSSTLAQRINIIRASVMGANDGILSVAGIVLGVAGATTDSFAILISGLAGMLAGTVSMAMGEYVSVNSQRDAQEHAAEMQKEALKSDYQSEFNFVREKYKKIGITEELAEKATREMMDKDPVLTTVRERFGFDIHNFTSPYMAAIASMISFSLGSLLPLLTITFTGQSVRVPLTVLSVVVALAITGYCAALLGKAIRTRAVVRNVIAGLLTMTATYLIGSLFAR; the protein is encoded by the coding sequence ATGGAAAATACAAAGAAGAAATCGTCAACACTAGCGCAACGAATTAATATTATCCGTGCTAGTGTAATGGGCGCTAATGATGGTATTTTATCTGTTGCTGGGATTGTCTTGGGTGTTGCTGGCGCTACAACCGATAGCTTTGCAATTTTGATTTCAGGGCTAGCCGGAATGCTTGCGGGCACTGTTTCAATGGCAATGGGAGAGTATGTGTCTGTTAATTCGCAACGTGATGCTCAGGAACATGCAGCTGAAATGCAAAAAGAGGCTCTAAAATCAGATTACCAGAGTGAATTTAACTTTGTAAGGGAAAAGTATAAAAAGATCGGGATTACCGAGGAGCTTGCCGAAAAAGCTACTCGAGAAATGATGGATAAGGATCCGGTTTTAACCACGGTACGCGAAAGATTTGGATTCGACATTCATAATTTTACAAGTCCGTATATGGCAGCGATCGCTTCAATGATTTCATTTTCGCTAGGGTCCTTATTACCATTACTGACGATTACTTTTACAGGTCAGTCGGTGCGGGTACCGTTAACTGTGTTATCGGTTGTGGTTGCCTTAGCCATAACTGGCTATTGTGCGGCTTTATTAGGTAAGGCAATTCGAACACGTGCAGTAGTTAGAAATGTAATAGCAGGTCTATTAACAATGACGGCGACTTACTTAATCGGTAGTTTGTTTGCAAGATAG